A stretch of DNA from Hydra vulgaris chromosome 03, alternate assembly HydraT2T_AEP:
cctaTTGCTTGccgtgttttgtttttttctaagcGAAATGAAATGTGAAGAATACACTCATTCTAATTCAGACATAAAGGGGTAATAATTTATGTTTGCTTGTTGTGATATTAAGGTCTGCTTGTTGTGAATTATTTAGCCGCTacatctatttaaaataaaatctagttTGGTTTTTAAACGCCATGGTCTTTCtgtgacaaaattttttttttcctcctaGATAAAATAACTAGTTTTTTGAACTCAATTTATAgacaaatactttttaaagtcaatgataataaaaattagtaaacttTCTGACGATTTAGATTCGGCTAAATTGTTCCAATCCGGACTAATTAAATCAGAACCTgagttaggttttttttttagaaaggcTGAGAAAGTCTTGACGAGGagatttttataacaaattccTTTTGGAGCGAGAGAGGCTGGTAATGCTATAAAGATTGTTTTGCATAtatctatttaaacaaaacatttaaacaactCCGGAGACTACCTTAAAAGAAGTTCTCCCTAAAAGATAACTTTGACTACCTATGCCTGTTGACTACGACTGGCGGTTTTTCTGGCAACACTGTGAATGGCATGCCGCACTGCTgcgaaaaaaaataattagcagacaaatttttaaatccagCAGTATATTTCTACTAAAAGCCCTAggataaataattcttttttttttgcgacgaatcgaaggttttaaaaattttaacatttttcctGTTATGTTTAGAATATACAACCATTCACTTAAACTTTTATGTACTTTAATACTTATATGATTgccaaaattttgttttaattacagcgaagtttaaaaacattttaattttcatagttgttttttttaataaattaacaatacaaaaattaatgttttgcTTAACTATTTTGTCCGACTTTTAGATTGCTCTTTGCTGCAGAAATGATTGTACAAAAGTTAAATTGTCGtgtatattttaagaaattaaattacattcaacagttttataaattgCAAAGAAACACtgatgttttcaaaattaaaaaaatgagttttcatACCAATCAAGTTAATTtggtacaaaaaaaaaggtatatcattttatgatgaaattaataataatattacattgttaatattttagttaataaaatgcattaattttatataataatttaaatacatagcaaaatagcaaaaaaaaaaaaaaccttaaatattacataaatactAATTATGCTATAatagatattaaataaaactaagattaaaacataatatttaagtatCACACAAAAGAACACGACTTTTTCTTTGTATTAAAATGATATCATAAGTTTTATCTAacctctaaaaaaataaatgaatatagtAAGTTTAAAGGCTATCATAAACTGTAATTGAATCATTTTTTAGTACCTATGATTTTAAGAATATGGTTTATTTgcataagttaatttttttaagcttataATAAGTTACTTTATAAGGCATTATGTATAAAGCATTAACCTAAATTAAAATGTAGCCAGGGGCTACCTTGACAGATAAGTAAAAAGAGCCACATGGCATTAATGGCTTGGTATATTGTtgaaaattcaatattttaaaagttgaatctTTAAAATTACCGTCTGTGTTTTGTGCTTGAGAGATTTTGATTGTGTTtccaattatataaattttgtaaatttgtctttaatatttccaaaataaGCTTAATTGACATAgcaattaagtttattttgagCAATAAAACCAAGTCTCAAGTAACATTGactaagtaaatttaaaaggtatatatatgtataaatgtaaacatatatatatatatatgtatatatatatatatatatatatgtatatatatatatatatatatatatgtatgtatgtatgtatgtatgtatatatatatgtatgtatgtatgtatgtatatatatatatatatatatatatatatatgtatgtatgtatgtatatatgtttatatatacgtacatacatattcattaggGTAGGCtgaaacctaaaaataaaaaagtgtccCCTCTATTTACTTGGATTTTGATGCAACAAGAAGAATTATGACAAAAAAACCATGTGGTTATCAGTTTTAGCCAACCCACTTGAGGTTACAAATAAGACCtaaaaagttgtataatttCTGTTAAATCCTTAAGTTCTTCATAAAATGcgtaatatttgtttaatgtgtataaacttaacattaaaagacgcagaatataatttaaaaattttttattttatgacatttttttgtaacatctaaatttaaaaagttatatatcaagataaataaacttttcttcCAATAAATCACAGATTTAATAtctatttagttgtttttcagatgcataattaaataaatatcataaagaTGTCAACAAGAAAAACAGCcgataaatcaaataaatacatttttgatcaatgctttaaactgttaaaacaattaccttttgaaaaaactttaaagcaaGTGCTTCAAAGATTTCTTTACTCTAATATAGAGAAAATAGTGTCCATAGAGAGATTAGTGTAGAACTATTCAATCTATTGGTAAATTATAATGTTTATCCAATTCTGTCATTAGAATTAAAGCAAAGCTCATCAGttacattgaaaatttttatatatttgtgaactgtgacaaaaagaaaaaaggacaaaaatttgaaacagaTGCAGCAGGATTTATAGAAGAGGCAAATCAATTATTTGATGtagggtaattccatgtcaattgAGCCAGGCCATGTCACCATACATCTCAGATTctgctgatttttatacagttgagagtacttagtaaaacaagaaattcttgaaaattttagcttctagCTCCAAGAAGATTCtgaaatatgatcattttactTTCAACTGATCTTGGCCAGGCCCCTCTTGTCCTCTCAGAATTGAGAACTTTGTTTAAAGGTTCCAAGTcacatagctttaaaaatatttgatattttgacttaaaaatttgtacctgGCTATTTTCAGGGTTGAAGAATCCAatgaaataatcaaaaatataaaaaaatatttttaagtacctgtaattatcaatttaaataaatttaggcaattttttatatacctgatTTTGATGCTCAAGAAACCTGCGTGGCCttgttgatatcaaaaaaaaaattttaactcattctaaattttataatctttcacaaaacataagaattttgatctgcaagtatatggaATTCCAAATATGAATAACGGGGCACAGGCCCCACTTTTTTGTAGCGGAATCTTGCAATACATTTTCCACTACCTTTCAGACTAGCTAGAGCTAtgaaaatttatgtatttatatagtgTTGATAAaggagcattttaaaattaaaaaagggtCTAAGAGACTAGGGGAGGGGGCTGGGGGCACTTTTTTGAGCAGAATCTTGAGATGGATTTTTCACTATCTTCCAGACAAGCTGCAGCTCtgaaactttcagcatttgtgtagtCCTGATGAACATGCGTTAAAATTGTTTCAGGTCAGATGACCAGAAACaattttaacgcaaaaaaaagtGGGGCTCGTGCCCcactttttttttcccaaaaaaaattttttttgtctttaaaacttatttaagataactttaaaacttttgtcttcaaattttttttttagattttcatttttaacaaagttaaacaTTTCATATGTTTAACAATGTTATCAATGTTTCCCAAAAATTTAGGAAACATTGATAACATTGCTTCCCAAATTTTGTGATTTATATTTGTTCCATTTGGTTTTGACCATTCTATGttcaataatcttttaaaaatgtttaaagagacttaatgtttataagaattttgaTTTGCATGTATAAGATTAAAAGCAGTCTAAAGTAATGattttaacagaattttattttgtataatttaaaatttgaattaaaaaagaaaaatatattttgctaatTCTAAAATGGTAACAGCAagtttttaacagaaacaaaaaacatgtcATTACACTAGTATAGAAGAAATTTGTTACCTAATAAAGTcatcatttacatttttaacattaacaaattgagtataattaaactttgtgaaaaggaaacttttttttttgtcaaagtaAGATAAAAGAAACCAATCACTGTTTAGTTTTGTATTACCATGGTGATTGCTTAAGTTGCtttcattaaattaattactattggtttctcatttttaaattaatctcaaATTGTTTTTAGTGTTACAGTAAGAATGGATTCATGtgattttggaaaaaagttaaatgatacTTGTTATAAACTAAGTTTTTGTAGAAAGattgatttaaagaaatttgattgCTATAGAGAAAATGCCAGAGAAGAATTTATTTGGAGATCTGGAATAacagatgataaaattttaacaatctgCCTTCATCATGCAAAGATTTTTGGTACACACTTAAAAAAGAAGCACgcaaaatattgtaatttattgGACAAGcataaatcaaaaagaaaagcaatcaaaggtaaatattgttgataaaaaattattgtaaaatcttttttgaataataaaattaaaatctactagtttataaaagtttggaaaaaaGCTGATCTGGTTATGcattatatattgaaataagtacaaataattttcatattgATAGGTAATTACTAAAATCAAATTGTTCTTTTCATTTTAGGGAGTCATGTAATCACATTAGACATGGCAAAACAATTAAGAATTAATTTTCCAAATGTTGTGCCTGGATATCAACTTTGTCGGAGCTGCTTTGATGCTATAATCAGTAAATTTCATGAACAAGATAATTgtgaacttgaaaaaaaatattttgctgcaAGATATTTCACTATATACCAAATTAAAGAAGCGCGCAAACTAAAGAAAATAGGTGGGATTTTTTCAGTTCCAGGCATTAAgaaaggaaaaatattttcagaaataacaTTGAATAGAGTCAACAATGTATACCATGATGACGAATTTACTAGACAAATACCTGGTAAAAAAGATTACGTAAGTATTGGTAGAAAACAACACATGCAAAAGCGCCTTATTTTATGTAATCTTAAAGAactttatgtttcttttaaaactaaatatccTCAAGAAGTTATTGGATTTTCTAAGTTTTGCAGTTTAAGACCAAAATGGTTTATAACTGTTGGAGCATCAGGCACTCATTCTGTTTGTGTATGTACCCTCCATCAAAATGCAATACTCTTGACCAATGctatacaaataaaatgtaCTTACAAAGATCTGATGACAAAAGTTGTTTGTGATGTGACAAGTAAAGAGTGCATGGTTCATCGATGTCCGAACTGTCCAGGTATAGTTTCTTTAAAGAAGTTTCTGGATGCACAACTAATTGACAATGACGAGGAGGTGTCATTCAATCAGTGGCAGAAAACAGACAGAACAACATTGATCTATCAGACAACAACAGTGGAAGAATACAAATTGATGTTATCAGAGGCAATAAACAAGTTAACAGCTCATTCCTACATTGCAAAATGTCAAGCAAGATATCTAaagcaacaaaagaaaaatttagcaAAAGACTGCTGTATTGTCTTAGGTGACTTTGCAGAAAACTTCACTTTTGTGATTCAAGATGAAATCCAAAGTTACCATTGGTGCAAAAGTCAATGCACATTGCACCCCGTTGCCctctatttattaaatgaaaatgaccgatttgaagaaaaattgttttgcttcaTGTCAGAAGATAATGAGCATGACACTGGTTTTGTGTATGAAGTTCAAACACAAGtagttaactatttaaaagaatatcatcttaaaatttcaaaggttctttatttttctgatggTTGTGCTGCACAgtataaaaatcacaaaaacctttacaatatctgtctccataaaaatgattttgacatTGATGCAGAGTGGACATTTTTTGCTACATGCCATGGTAAGTCACCATGTGATGGTATTGGTGGCACTGTAAAACGATTAACTACAAATGCAAGTCTACAAAGGCCCATAAATGACCAGATATTGAATTGTAACAAAATGTTTGACCACTGTACTAACAATATTAAagggattattttttttaagattgaaaAAGAAAGACTGACAGATATGCGCACCACTTTGAAAACACGTTTTGAGCTAAGTAGAACAATTCCTGGAACTAGGAGCTATCATCAATTTAAACCAGAATCTATAGATATAAATATGATGCGTTTGATTGGATTGGTATGATCAATGAAATTGATAATATAGAGCAAGATGTTATGGTAACGTTCATGCACCCGCACAgtccttttaataaacttttcggGCCATCTAGAGTAGATGAGTGTTGGGTGCCAATTACCAACATAACTTGTATAATTGATGCACCTGTAACAACAAATGGGCGTTTTTATACTTTGACCGTCGATGCATCTAAGCTAATCTTAACATTATcttgactttcttttttttgtattttattttgtaaataatgaagTAAAACGGAACAAgtataaagcaataaaaatatttgaatacaatattttcaaagttatcttaaatttaagacacatttatgtgttttaaaaaaaaaaaaaaaaatttttcaagaaaaaaagtgGGGCATGGTTCCAGGTGCCCCAGCCCCATGGACCATCTGGTCATCTGATCTGAAACATTTTTAACGCATGTTCATCATGactacacaaatgctgaaaGCTTGTCTGGAAGATAGTGAAAAATCCATCTCAAGATTCTGCTCAAAAAAGTGGGGCACATGCCCCCAGCCCCCTCCCCTAGTTTCTTGGGCtcgtttttaatttgaaaatgctCGTTTATTGACACTATATAAATACAGAAATTTTCATAGCTCTAGCTAGTCTGAAAGGTAGTGGAAAATGTATTGCAAGATTCCGCTACAAAAAAGTGGGGCCTGTGCCCCGTTATCCATATATggaaatccatatacttgcagatcaaaattCTTATGTTTTGTGAAAGATCATAAAATTTAGaatgtgtaaaaaaattttttttgatatcatcaaGGCCACGTGGGTTTCTTGAGCATCAAAatcaggtatataaaaaattgcctaaatttatttaaatttaggcaattttttacaGGTTGATAATTACaggtacttaaaaatatttttttatatttttgattatttcatTGGATTCTTCAACCCTGAAAATAGCCAGGTACAAATTTGACAAAgtcaaaatatcaaatatttttaaagctatgtgACTTGGAACCTTTAAACAAAGTTCTCAATTCTGAGAGGACAAGAGGGGCCTGGCCAAGATCAGTTGAAAGTAAAATGATTATATTTCAGAATTCTCTTGGAGCTAGAAGCTAAATTTTTCAAGAATTTCTTGTTTTACTAAGTATtctcaactgtataaaaatcagcaaaatctgagatgtatggtgacatttttgaaattttctggctcaattgacatggaattaccctgTACCAATTTAGCAtctataaattttgaaaactaagtcacctatatttataaaacattctgTATCCATGTTATTAGAAATTTCTAATTTCATTGACTTTTAACTTGATCTCATCACACCAAAAAGTGCCAATTTAACATATGTAGTGCATGGAATATTCAAATACTACAGGGAACAGAGCTTCAAACAAGACTGAACTTAATAAAGGATAATGGAGCCCCGATGTTAATATTGTTCATTCAAGTGGTTCCATTAAATTTTTGGAAGTTTTTCTAGGAGTTCAACAACAGTGGGTTATTTGCATTTTGCATCTAAATGAGTTAGCTTTAAGGTATAAATaggcaaaatatattttcagtaGCCATTAGCTCACAGCTGAATGGCAATGATTCCAAACGGGGTGCTGCTAATTTTAGAGCAATTCCAAATCCAAAATTTGTCATACTAGACAATAAAGTCATTAATGTCTTATTGACTGATCAATGCCATGCTTATTGCATCTGTTGGGGTATAATTACAGGGAACAATGATAATGATTTTGCCTTTTTAGAAGTTAGATTTATAAACCATTCTTGTTGGCTAACATTAACGTACAGAATCATGTGTTATTATGTATCTATTTCCAAAcctattaaaaatctaaagctTTTTGCTATTTAGTTGGTTTAATATtaagattgaaaaatatttaactgatGGTCCCAAAAACTTAACTTGATATAAAGAACAAATAAATTTCCTGATTCAAATGCTAAGAACAtttgttataaagttataaatggTAACAGTTATTTTGCTCATGATGAAAATATTCTCATTGGAATTTTAGCCGACAGGGATGAAAAGGTCAGAAGGAAAGCGGTTAATAAAACTTTGCATTTTGCAACAAAGCCTCATAGACTTTCATGGTGAAGAAAATGACTTGGATGCTTGtagctta
This window harbors:
- the LOC136078044 gene encoding uncharacterized protein LOC136078044; the protein is MDSCDFGKKLNDTCYKLSFCRKIDLKKFDCYRENAREEFIWRSGITDDKILTICLHHAKIFGTHLKKKHAKYCNLLDKHKSKRKAIKGSHVITLDMAKQLRINFPNVVPGYQLCRSCFDAIISKFHEQDNCELEKKYFAARYFTIYQIKEARKLKKIGGIFSVPGIKKGKIFSEITLNRVNNVYHDDEFTRQIPGKKDYVSIGRKQHMQKRLILCNLKELYVSFKTKYPQEVIGFSKFCSLRPKWFITVGASGTHSVCVCTLHQNAILLTNAIQIKCTYKDLMTKVVCDVTSKECMVHRCPNCPGIVSLKKFLDAQLIDNDEEVSFNQWQKTDRTTLIYQTTTVEEYKLMLSEAINKLTAHSYIAKCQARYLKQQKKNLAKDCCIVLGDFAENFTFVIQDEIQSYHWCKSQCTLHPVALYLLNENDRFEEKLFCFMSEDNEHDTGFVYEVQTQVVNYLKEYHLKISKVLYFSDGCAAQYKNHKNLYNICLHKNDFDIDAEWTFFATCHGKSPCDGIGGTVKRLTTNASLQRPINDQILNCNKMFDHCTNNIKGIIFFKIEKERLTDMRTTLKTRFELSRTIPGTRSYHQFKPESIDINMMRLIGLV